The following are encoded together in the Drosophila biarmipes strain raj3 chromosome 3L, RU_DBia_V1.1, whole genome shotgun sequence genome:
- the LOC108029027 gene encoding kalirin isoform X1, with translation MDGQRARDLLTLLQERVVFLTGGRDRRGGPLLCFPATPRRDRLKPEDLRRLLSYLISIPSDAAKNLGFTVIIDMRGNGNCSTNVKTILKVLQEHFSANIHNVVIIKPDNFWQKQRASISSHKYKFETTTVSIESLNKIAESHQLTGDFEGQQLYDHQQWTDARLAIEDFFWQAGDMADRIDDLQEDLNRNDFAEDVPLARHAIDHHNEMRKKITKLPIEDLDMQGKKLLAKINAMAPPGGQASSSGGSDMDSGTSSGGQQSQPSQQSRSAGGNPDMSAAVNKALRQIDLIHTGQEKLLMLWQHKKVKLDQCFQWRLFEQDCEKMFDWILHNRDVFQMSYVEIGHNYSVAKSLQDEHQKFAVASMNVSVNIDRILAVAARLIESQHYAAQHIKTLAQRLDRTWKDFAAGLDERTAVLQLSVLFHHKAEQYCNSVASWAAACQASQPLPSDIQSLETAIRTHQSLYEAMCQAYTEVHSTSKKLLYQLDHLVQVCNQPPPPGVPDHRKNSNGGSFNKYERQNPAADYSEGASHVLAVIHQILGHHRTLEAKWHQERLRLHQTLALRLFQEDVKQVLDWLKNHGEVFLRKNTGIGRNFHKARVYQTSHDNFENVAQNTYSNAQKLLAAADELARSGEADPNEIYSVARELELQVGSFAERVEQRRRRLEMAVIFYTHEKDVTAWIDKLRTDVSTDETRLSQENLEGIERILQQYQRDQQESSVNVCLTTIAQGEALLQEMRSLEYADNTGSIAALEATLEKLSKQKLELEELWSARKFRADLILRLRYFERDAMELSSQLEIWSEELQHADLSRDYQKAEQLIRMHNESVTDIQNATYEVLQQGQDLLQLFENAGFISMADATHTAQARIEYLLDFLREREIDLEEMSEAKRAKLEQAVQLCQFQNDANQVISWIRNGEAMLVASFVTPNSLQEAEQLRKGHEQFQIAIEKTHTSAVQVKYRADALINANHYDPQSIREISDDVTKKWQQLVTYAEERHKLVTASINFYKTAEQVCSVLDSLEREYKREDDWCGGGGGSDKAQTIVQLISKHQEQKEAFLKACTLARRTAETFLKYANRSQQCYQYKGNCEAHVKSKLDKLLTQENQVLDYWTLRKKSLDQCQQFVLFERSAKQAIEWIHNTGEAYLSSRSNLVGISKEETEGLLKEHNEFRSTAKETRERVKLLIQLADSLVEKGHAHASDIKQWVASVDQRYKDFSNRMDSYCEQLEKSLGMSQQQLLLGSDGNSSISSSSGVSSGDRHSDPTLEAKLNSSNKENKEINEEKRKSARRKEFIMAELMQTERAYVNDLATCIKCFLEEFRAGRNVPPALIGQEDVIFGNIREIHHFHQKIFLRELEKYETMPEDVGHCFVTWASKFDMYVHYCKNKPTSNNLLVQHGGSFFEELQRRLEVDHPLPAYLIKPVQRITKYQLLLKDLLSCCEESHGEIKEGLEVMLNVPKKANDAMHLSLLENCDVSVDKLGEVVLQDAFQAWDTKQIIRKGRERRVFLFELYLLFAKEVKESSVVKYQFKSKLMTTDMGITEHIEGDETKFAVWTGRSPMLSDCRIVLKATSLETKQIWVKKLREVMQETCFSGTSLTLPKSPAKHSGSSQRSSRDLDEQLTENDHDRCSLASFGSGNTTDSDNKLGNQEATWVVADYIASAGTNELSVSKGQQVEIVEPPTAGEPDFCLVRLNPQHEDAAVQEGLVPVSVLKPPPGSHKHGSGSGANAAGAAGSQKSDMQDQGNRSKADALSSSTKRRGFGGRNWLPLINRKGADKPPNSKPLVKKPSEKNLRTPQKHAEELTEQQSQQPGGSPATVVPSPQFPSSSAQHPAAGGDYEPDEEAGLELPPPMKPIQEPHLIANGPPAFAKDAKENSGNMASTGKMDDNPLSEIEEIVKTTTEQHESNSRVDGGGGAENASTNGHGRSHDNNEEGHTALSDKAAALKKRQCVFAELMSTEETYVQDLSDVVNGYMTEINNANSDIPMPEDLKGGKMKLVFNNIKDIYEWHKDYFLRALRNCQNSPADLGPLIKRSATKFALYYTYCSNKPLSEYIVSAHYQYFDCIRKKLRHRLDLSNLIIKPVQRITKYELLIKEIIKATEAAGLHKEVPLLQEAYQQMKVVVKTVNDMMVVLRSLQDFDGEITAQGSLLMQGPMNCLVDAAQRQRELQVFLFQQIIIFADIEKARNQYASPIFKYRSHIQLNHMQMKELGDCRFQIRSTDPKIPEMTIICEAGSNYAAWVDMLNKILQQQNDLIFMLSNPLSTKNK, from the exons CGACGCCGCCAAGAACCTCGGCTTCACAGTCATCATCGATATGCGCGGCAATGGCAACTGCTCGACCAACGTGAAGACGATACTGAAGGTGCTGCAGGAGCACTTCAGCGCGAACATCCACAACGTGGTGATCATCAAGCCGGACAACTTCTGGCAGAAGCAGCGAGCCTCGATCTCCTCGCACAAGTACAAGTTCGAGACGACGACGGTGTCGATAGAGTCGCTCAACAAGATCGCGGAGAGCCACCAGCTGACCGGGGACTTCGAGGGCCAGCAGCTGTACGACCACCAGCAGTGGACGGACGCCCGGCTGGCCATCGAGGACTTCTTCTGGCAGGCCGGGGACATGGCCGACCGGATCGACGACCTGCAGGAGGACCTCAACCGCAACGACTTCGCCGAGGACGTGCCGCTGGCCAGGCACGCCATCGACCACCACAACGAGATGCGCAAGAAGATCACCAAGCTGCCCATCGAGGACCTCGACATGCAGGGCAAGAAGCTGCTGGCCAAGATCAACGCGATGGCCCCGCCGGGTGGTCAG GCCTCGAGCTCCGGAGGCTCGGATATGGACTCGGGCACCTCCTCCGGCGGCCAGCAATCTCAGCCCTCGCAGCAGTCTCGCTCGGCGGGCGGCAATCCGGACATGTCGGCCGCCGTGAACAAGGCCCTGCGGCAGATCGACCTCATCCACACCGGCCAGGAGAAGCTGCTGATGCTGTGGCAGCACAAGAAGGTGAAACTAGACCAGTGCTTCCAGTGGCGCCTGTTCGAGCAGGACTGCGAGAAGATGTTCGACTGGATCCTGCACAACCGCGATGTGTTTCAGATGAGCTACGTGGAGATCGGGCACAACTACTCGGTGGCCAAGTCTCTGCAGGATGAGCACCAGAAGTTCGCCGTGGCCTCCATGAATGTGTCGGTGAACATCGACAGGATTCTGGCCGTGGCAGCTCGCCTGATTGAGAGCCAGCACTATGCGGCTCAGCACATCAAAACGCTGGCCCAGCGCTTGGACCGAACCTGGAAGGACTTTGCCGCGGGCTTGGACGAGCGAACTGCTGTCCTGCAGCTGAGTGTCCTGTTCCATCACAAGGCGGAGCAGTATTGCAACAGCGTGGCCAGCTGGGCAGCCGCTTGTCAGGCCTCCCAGCCCCTTCCCTCGGATATCCAGAGCTTGGAGACGGCCATCCGGACACACCAATCGCTGTACGAAGCCATGTGCCAGGCCTACACAGAGGTTCACTCCACCAGCAAGAAGCTGCTGTACCAGTTGGACCACTTGGTGCAGGTCTGCAatcagccgccgccgcctggtGTCCCGGATCATCGCAAGAACAGCAACGGTGGCAGCTTTAACAAGTACGAGAGACAGAATCCAGCAGCGGATTACAGTGAAGGCGCCAGTCATGTGCTGGCTGTGATCCACCAGATCCTGGGTCACCATCGCACTCTGGAGGCCAAGTGGCACCAGGAAAGGCTACGATTGCATCAGACCCTAGCTCTAAGACTCTTCCAAGAAGACGTAAAGCAGGTCCTGGATTGGCTGAAAAATCATGGCGAAGTTTTCCTCAGGAAAAATACGGGTATAGGCAGGAACTTCCACAAGGCCAGGGTTTATCAGACCTCGCACGATAACTTTGAGAACGTGGCCCAGAACACGTATAGTAACGCCCAAAAGCTTCTGGCAGCCGCGGACGAATTGGCCAGAAGCGGCGAGGCCGATCCCAATGAGATATACTCTGTGGCGAGGGAGTTGGAACTCCAGGTGGGCAGCTTTGCGGAGAGAGTGGAGCAGAGGAGACGCCGCCTGGAGATGGCTGTAATTTTCTACACCCACGAAAAGGACGTGACCGCTTGGATAGATAAGCTTCGAACGGATGTGAGCACGGATGAAACGCGTCTCTCGCAGGAGAACCTCGAGGGCATCGAACGCATATTGCAGCAATATCAGAGGGATCAGCAGGAGAGCTCCGTGAATGTTTGCCTTACAACCATCGCCCAGGGCGAAGCTCTGCTGCAGGAGATGCGATCCCTGGAGTATGCCGACAATACGGGTTCCATTGCCGCTCTGGAGGCCACTCTCGAGAAGTTGAGCAAACAgaagctggagctggaggagctcTGGTCCGCCCGCAAGTTCCGCGCCGATCTCATCCTGCGTTTGCGCTACTTTGAGCGGGATGCCATGGAGCTGTCCTCGCAGCTGGAGATCTGGTCCGAGGAGCTCCAGCACGCTGACCTCTCGAGGGACTACCAGAAGGCCGAGCAGCTCATTCGCATGCACAACGAATCGGTGACGGACATTCAGAACGCCACCTACGAGGTCCTGCAGCAGGGTCAGGACCTGCTGCAGCTCTTCGAGAACGCTGGCTTCATCTCCATGGCGGATGCCACGCACACGGCTCAGGCTAGGATTGAATATCTGCTTGACTTCTTGCGGGAACGCGAGATTGATCTGGAGGAAATGTCCGAGGCCAAAAGGGCTAAGCTCGAGCAAGCCGTGCAGCTATGTCAATTCCAGAACGATGCCAACCAGGTGATCTCGTGGATCCGCAATGGAGAAGCCATGCTGGTGGCCAGCTTCGTCACGCCCAATAGTTTGCAGGAGGCCGAGCAGCTGCGCAAGGGTCATGAGCAGTTCCAG ATTGCCATCGAAAAGACGCACACTTCGGCGGTGCAGGTGAAGTACCGAGCAGACGCCCTGATCAACGCCAACCACTACGACCCGCAGTCCATCAGGGAGATCAGCGACGACGTGACGAAGAAGTGGCAGCAGTTGGTGACCTATGCGGAGGAGCGTCACAAGCTGGTGACCGCCTCGATAAACTTCTACAAAACAGCCGAGCAGGTGTGCTCGGTTTTGGACAGCTTGGAGCGGGAGTACAAGCGGGAGGACGACTGGTGTGGCGGTGGCGGAGGCAGCGACAAAGCCCAAACCATTGTCCAGCTAATCTCGAAGCATCAGGAGCAGAAAGAGGCTTTCCTGAAGGCCTGTACTTTGGCGCGACGCACGGCCGAGACTTTCCTGAAGTATGCCAACCGATCGCAGCAGTGCTATCAGTACAAGGGAAACTGTGAGGCCCATGTGAAGAGCAAGCTGGACAAGCTGTTGACTCAGGAAAATCAAGTTCTAGACTACTGGACGCTGCGCAAGAAATCCCTGGATCAGTGCCAGCAGTTTGTTCTGTTCGAGAGGAGTGCCAAACAGGCGATCGAATGGATTCATAACACGGGAGAAGCATACCTCTCCTCGAGATCCAACTTGGTGGGTATTAGCAAGGAGGAAACGGAGGGATTGCTCAAAGAGCACAATGAATTCCGGAGCACGGCGAAGGAGACGCGTGAAAGGGTTAAGCTTCTGATCCAACTAGCTGACAGTTTGGTGGAAAAGGGTCATGCCCATGCCAGCGATATCAAGCAGTGGGTGGCGTCGGTGGATCAGCGGTACAAGGATTTCAGCAACCGCATGGACAGCTACTGCGAGCAGTTGGAGAAATCTCTGGGCATGTCCCAGCAGCAGTTACTTTTGGGATCCGATGGGAACAGCTCGATAAGTTCCTCCTCCGGGGTGAGCAGCGGGGATCGTCATTCGGATCCCACGCTGGAGGCCAAGCTAAACAGCAGCAATAAGGAGAACAAGGAGATTAACGAGGAGAAGCGCAAGTCGGCGAGGAGGAAAGAGTTCATCATGGCGGAACTGATGCAAACAGAGAGGGCCTACGTCAACGATCTGGCCACCTGCATTAAGTGTTTCCTGGAGGAATTCAGGGCAGGGAGAAATGTACCCCCTGCACTCATTGGACAAGAAGATGTGATATTCGGCAATATCAGGGAAATACACCACTTCCATCAGAAGATTTTCCTGCGGGAGCTGGAGAAATACGAAACCATGCCGGAGGATGTGGGTCATTGCTTCGTGACCTGGGCCTCCAAGTTCGACATGTACGTGCACTACTGCAAGAACAAGCCCACATCGAATAACCTGCTAGTCCAGCACGGCGGCAGCTTCTTTGAGGAGCTGCAGCGGCGCCTGGAGGTGGACCATCCGCTGCCCGCCTATCTCATCAAGCCCGTGCAGCGGATCACCAAATACCAGCTGCTACTTAAGGATCTCCTGTCCTGCTGCGAGGAGAGCCACGGCGAAATCAAAGAGGGTCTCGAGGTGATGCTCAATGTGCCCAAGAAAGCCAACGATGCCATGCATCTTTCGCTGCTGGAAAACTGTGATGTGTCCGTAGACAAACTGGGTGAAGTTGTGCTGCAGGACGCCTTCCAAGCCTGGGACACCAAGCAAATCATCCGAAAGGGCAGGGAGCGACGCGTGTTCTTGTTCGAATTGTATCTCCTCTTTGCCAAGGAGGTCAAGGAGTCCAGCGTAGTCAAGTATCAGTTCAAGAGCAAGCTCATGACCACCGACATGGGCATCACGGAGCACATCGAAGGCGATGAGACCAAGTTCGCCGTGTGGACGGGTCGTTCGCCCATGCTCTCGGATTGCAGGATCGTTTTGAAGGCAACGAGCTTGGAAACCAAGCAG ATTTGGGTGAAGAAACTGCGTGAAGTTATGCAAGAGACCTGCTTCTCGGGCACCTCATTGACCCTGCCCAAGTCGCCAGCCAAACACTCGGGCTCCTCGCAAAGATCCTCTCGGGACTTGGATGAACAGCTCACGGAGAACGATCATGATCGCTGCTCTCTGGCCAGTTTCGGATCGGGAAATACCACAGACAGTGATAATAAg CTGGGCAACCAGGAGGCCACCTGGGTGGTGGCGGACTACATCGCCAGCGCGGGCACCAACGAGCTGAGCGTCAGCAAGGGACAGCAGGTGGAGATCGTCGAGCCGCCCACCGCCGGCGAGCCGGACTTCTGCCTGGTGCGCCTGAACCCCCAGCACGAGGATGCCGCCGTGCAGGAAGGACTCGTGCCTGTCTCAGTGCTCAAACCGCCGCCGGGCTCGCACAAACACGGTTCCGGGTCCGGAGCGAATGCAGCCGGAGCAGCGGGTTCCCAGAAATCCGATATGCAGGACCAGG GCAATCGCAGCAAGGCGGATGCCCTCTCATCGTCCACCAAGCGCCGCGGTTTTGGCGG GCGCAACTGGCTGCCGCTGATAAACCGCAAGGGAGCGGACAAGCCGCCCAATAGCAAACCGCTGGTGAAGAAGCCCTCGGAGAAAAACCTGAGA ACCCCGCAGAAGCACGCCGAGGAGCTGACCGAGCAGCAGAGCCAGCAGCCAGGTGGCAGTCCCGCCACCGTGGTGCCATCCCCGCAGTTCCCCAGCTCCAGCGCCCAGCATCCGGCTGCGGGCGGGGACTACGAGCCGGACGAGGAGGCCGGCCTCGAGCTGCCGCCGCCCATGAAGCCCATCCAGGAGCCGCACCTGATTGCCAACGGGCCGCCCGCCTTCGCCAAGGACGCCAAGGAGAACTCCGGCAACATG GCCAGCACCGGCAAAATGGATGACAATCCACTATCGGAAATAGAAGAAATTGTCAAGACGACAACG GAGCAGCACGAGTCCAACAGCCGCGTGgacggcggcggaggagcggAGAACGCCAGCACCAATGGCCATGGACGATCCCACGACAACAATGAGGAG GGCCACACAGCTCTCTCGGACAAGGCTGCTGCCCTGAAGAAGCGGCAATGCGTCTTCGCGGAGCTCATGTCCACGGAGGAGACCTATGTGCAGGACCTCAGTGACGTCGTCAATGG CTACATGACAGAGATTAACAACGCTAACAGTGATATTCCCATGCCCGAGGACTTGAAGGGCGGCAAGATGAAGTTGGTCTTCAACAACATCAAGGACATCTACGAGTGGCACAAGGA CTACTTTTTGAGGGCCCTGCGCAACTGTCAAAACTCTCCCGCAGACCTGGGTCCGCTCATCAAGCGGTCGGCCACCAAGTTCGCGCTGTACTACACCTATTGCAGTAACAAGCCGCTGTCCGAGTACATAGTCAGCGCCCACTATCAGTATTTCGATTGCATACGCAAGAAGCTGAGGCATCGCCTGGAT CTGAGCAACCTGATAATCAAGCCGGTGCAGCGAATCACCAAGTACGAGCTGCTGATCAAGGAGATCATCAAGGCCACAGAGGCAGCCGGGCTGCACAAGGAGGTGCCCTTGCTGCAGGAGGCCTACCAGCAGATGAAGGTGGTGGTCAAGACGGTCAACGACATGATGGTGGTGCTGCGCAGCCTGCAGGACTTCGACGGGGAGATCACCGCCCAGGGCAGCCTGCTGATGCAGGGACCCATGAACTGCCTGGTGGATGCGGCACAGAGGCAGCGCGAGCTGCAGGTGTTCCTCTTCCAGCAGATCATCATCTTCGCCGATATCGAGAAGGCCAGGAACCAGTACGCCAGTCCCATATTCAAGTACCGATCGCACATACAG CTCAATCACATGCAAATGAAGGAACTGGGCGACTGCCGTTTTCAAATCCGGTCGACCGACCCCAAGATCCCCGAGATGACGATCATCTGCGAGGCGGGGTCGAACTACGCGGCGTGGGTCGACATGCTGAACAAGAtcctgcagcagcagaacGACCTCATCTTCATGCTCTCCAACCCCCTGTCAACCAAAAACAAGTAG
- the LOC108029027 gene encoding kalirin isoform X2 produces the protein MKSVKKFLNERMNSVDSADGVGGGGKKSSLERLKCGEDKDTPTKGYVSLPNTPLPMSAPIAMGDPSPSPSIADSAQNTPLCTLQEDDSTSPPPAGAGKNGHTQPEQSPFTFPAVATTSSSDPAPNPAPAQRKSRRKISLPWFRQSSVTGHGVLARQHTIDTPSSFRFFRQPSSSGLKLGNQEATWVVADYIASAGTNELSVSKGQQVEIVEPPTAGEPDFCLVRLNPQHEDAAVQEGLVPVSVLKPPPGSHKHGSGSGANAAGAAGSQKSDMQDQGNRSKADALSSSTKRRGFGGRNWLPLINRKGADKPPNSKPLVKKPSEKNLRTPQKHAEELTEQQSQQPGGSPATVVPSPQFPSSSAQHPAAGGDYEPDEEAGLELPPPMKPIQEPHLIANGPPAFAKDAKENSGNMASTGKMDDNPLSEIEEIVKTTTEQHESNSRVDGGGGAENASTNGHGRSHDNNEEGHTALSDKAAALKKRQCVFAELMSTEETYVQDLSDVVNGYMTEINNANSDIPMPEDLKGGKMKLVFNNIKDIYEWHKDYFLRALRNCQNSPADLGPLIKRSATKFALYYTYCSNKPLSEYIVSAHYQYFDCIRKKLRHRLDLSNLIIKPVQRITKYELLIKEIIKATEAAGLHKEVPLLQEAYQQMKVVVKTVNDMMVVLRSLQDFDGEITAQGSLLMQGPMNCLVDAAQRQRELQVFLFQQIIIFADIEKARNQYASPIFKYRSHIQLNHMQMKELGDCRFQIRSTDPKIPEMTIICEAGSNYAAWVDMLNKILQQQNDLIFMLSNPLSTKNK, from the exons ATGAAGAGTGTTAAGAAGTTTCTCAATGAGCGGATGAACAGTGTGGACTCCGCCGATGGCGTTGGCGGGGGCGGGAAGAAGAGCTCGCTGGAGCGGCTCAAGTGCGGCGAGGATAAGGACACTCCGACCAAGGGCTACGTCTCCCTGCCCAACACTCCGCTGCCCATGAGCGCCCCCATCGCCATGGGCGAtccgtcgccgtcgccgtccaTAGCGGACTCCGCCCAAAACACTCCACTCTGCACGCTGCAGGAGGACGACTCTACTTCCCCACCGCCGGCGGGAGCCGGAAAGAACGGCCACACTCAGCCGGAGCAGTCGCCGTTCACCTTTCCCGCCGTGGCCACCACGTCCTCCAGCGATCCCGCCCCCAATCCAGCTCCTGCTCAGCGCAAAAGTCGCCGCAAGATCTCGCTGCCCTGGTTCCGGCAGTCCAGTGTCACGGGCCACGGCGTCCTGGCCCGACAACACACCATCGACACGCCCAGCTCCTTCCGATTCTTTCGACAGCCCAGCAGCAGTGGACTCAAG CTGGGCAACCAGGAGGCCACCTGGGTGGTGGCGGACTACATCGCCAGCGCGGGCACCAACGAGCTGAGCGTCAGCAAGGGACAGCAGGTGGAGATCGTCGAGCCGCCCACCGCCGGCGAGCCGGACTTCTGCCTGGTGCGCCTGAACCCCCAGCACGAGGATGCCGCCGTGCAGGAAGGACTCGTGCCTGTCTCAGTGCTCAAACCGCCGCCGGGCTCGCACAAACACGGTTCCGGGTCCGGAGCGAATGCAGCCGGAGCAGCGGGTTCCCAGAAATCCGATATGCAGGACCAGG GCAATCGCAGCAAGGCGGATGCCCTCTCATCGTCCACCAAGCGCCGCGGTTTTGGCGG GCGCAACTGGCTGCCGCTGATAAACCGCAAGGGAGCGGACAAGCCGCCCAATAGCAAACCGCTGGTGAAGAAGCCCTCGGAGAAAAACCTGAGA ACCCCGCAGAAGCACGCCGAGGAGCTGACCGAGCAGCAGAGCCAGCAGCCAGGTGGCAGTCCCGCCACCGTGGTGCCATCCCCGCAGTTCCCCAGCTCCAGCGCCCAGCATCCGGCTGCGGGCGGGGACTACGAGCCGGACGAGGAGGCCGGCCTCGAGCTGCCGCCGCCCATGAAGCCCATCCAGGAGCCGCACCTGATTGCCAACGGGCCGCCCGCCTTCGCCAAGGACGCCAAGGAGAACTCCGGCAACATG GCCAGCACCGGCAAAATGGATGACAATCCACTATCGGAAATAGAAGAAATTGTCAAGACGACAACG GAGCAGCACGAGTCCAACAGCCGCGTGgacggcggcggaggagcggAGAACGCCAGCACCAATGGCCATGGACGATCCCACGACAACAATGAGGAG GGCCACACAGCTCTCTCGGACAAGGCTGCTGCCCTGAAGAAGCGGCAATGCGTCTTCGCGGAGCTCATGTCCACGGAGGAGACCTATGTGCAGGACCTCAGTGACGTCGTCAATGG CTACATGACAGAGATTAACAACGCTAACAGTGATATTCCCATGCCCGAGGACTTGAAGGGCGGCAAGATGAAGTTGGTCTTCAACAACATCAAGGACATCTACGAGTGGCACAAGGA CTACTTTTTGAGGGCCCTGCGCAACTGTCAAAACTCTCCCGCAGACCTGGGTCCGCTCATCAAGCGGTCGGCCACCAAGTTCGCGCTGTACTACACCTATTGCAGTAACAAGCCGCTGTCCGAGTACATAGTCAGCGCCCACTATCAGTATTTCGATTGCATACGCAAGAAGCTGAGGCATCGCCTGGAT CTGAGCAACCTGATAATCAAGCCGGTGCAGCGAATCACCAAGTACGAGCTGCTGATCAAGGAGATCATCAAGGCCACAGAGGCAGCCGGGCTGCACAAGGAGGTGCCCTTGCTGCAGGAGGCCTACCAGCAGATGAAGGTGGTGGTCAAGACGGTCAACGACATGATGGTGGTGCTGCGCAGCCTGCAGGACTTCGACGGGGAGATCACCGCCCAGGGCAGCCTGCTGATGCAGGGACCCATGAACTGCCTGGTGGATGCGGCACAGAGGCAGCGCGAGCTGCAGGTGTTCCTCTTCCAGCAGATCATCATCTTCGCCGATATCGAGAAGGCCAGGAACCAGTACGCCAGTCCCATATTCAAGTACCGATCGCACATACAG CTCAATCACATGCAAATGAAGGAACTGGGCGACTGCCGTTTTCAAATCCGGTCGACCGACCCCAAGATCCCCGAGATGACGATCATCTGCGAGGCGGGGTCGAACTACGCGGCGTGGGTCGACATGCTGAACAAGAtcctgcagcagcagaacGACCTCATCTTCATGCTCTCCAACCCCCTGTCAACCAAAAACAAGTAG
- the LOC108029027 gene encoding rho guanine nucleotide exchange factor 25 isoform X3: protein MCNNNSSDYGHWRQLDKMAESAFHYESAAAEPGTAAAGCCDNNNVTASPSPQPKYNAMEVKRSSAPTHSRPKSMRKLLKSISLRVTDGGGDSSPPALHHQQSLGGFTCVCCDHSAQAKQKASERRYSFLKEIRNRRNWLPLINRKGADKPPNSKPLVKKPSEKNLRTPQKHAEELTEQQSQQPGGSPATVVPSPQFPSSSAQHPAAGGDYEPDEEAGLELPPPMKPIQEPHLIANGPPAFAKDAKENSGNMASTGKMDDNPLSEIEEIVKTTTEQHESNSRVDGGGGAENASTNGHGRSHDNNEEGHTALSDKAAALKKRQCVFAELMSTEETYVQDLSDVVNGYMTEINNANSDIPMPEDLKGGKMKLVFNNIKDIYEWHKDYFLRALRNCQNSPADLGPLIKRSATKFALYYTYCSNKPLSEYIVSAHYQYFDCIRKKLRHRLDLSNLIIKPVQRITKYELLIKEIIKATEAAGLHKEVPLLQEAYQQMKVVVKTVNDMMVVLRSLQDFDGEITAQGSLLMQGPMNCLVDAAQRQRELQVFLFQQIIIFADIEKARNQYASPIFKYRSHIQLNHMQMKELGDCRFQIRSTDPKIPEMTIICEAGSNYAAWVDMLNKILQQQNDLIFMLSNPLSTKNK from the exons atgtgcaacaacaacagcagtgACTACGGCCACTGGAGGCAGCTAGATAAGATGGCCGAAAGCGCCTTCCACTACGAGAGTGCCGCCGCCGAGCCAGGAACAGCCGCCGCCGGCTGTTGCGATAACAACAATGTGACCGCGAGTCCTAGCCCGCAGCCCAAGTACAATGCGATGGAAGTGAAGCGCAGTTCCGCGCCCACCCACTCCCGACCCAAGTCCATGCGCAAGCTGCTGAAGTCCATTTCGCTGAGGGTCACCGACGGCGGAGGCGACTCCTCCCCACCGGCCCTGCACCACCAGCAGTCCCTGGGCGGCTTCACCTGTGTCTGCTGCGATCACAGTGCCCAGGCAAAGCAGAAGGCCTCCGAGCGGCGCTACTCCTTCCTCAAGGAAATCCGAAACCG GCGCAACTGGCTGCCGCTGATAAACCGCAAGGGAGCGGACAAGCCGCCCAATAGCAAACCGCTGGTGAAGAAGCCCTCGGAGAAAAACCTGAGA ACCCCGCAGAAGCACGCCGAGGAGCTGACCGAGCAGCAGAGCCAGCAGCCAGGTGGCAGTCCCGCCACCGTGGTGCCATCCCCGCAGTTCCCCAGCTCCAGCGCCCAGCATCCGGCTGCGGGCGGGGACTACGAGCCGGACGAGGAGGCCGGCCTCGAGCTGCCGCCGCCCATGAAGCCCATCCAGGAGCCGCACCTGATTGCCAACGGGCCGCCCGCCTTCGCCAAGGACGCCAAGGAGAACTCCGGCAACATG GCCAGCACCGGCAAAATGGATGACAATCCACTATCGGAAATAGAAGAAATTGTCAAGACGACAACG GAGCAGCACGAGTCCAACAGCCGCGTGgacggcggcggaggagcggAGAACGCCAGCACCAATGGCCATGGACGATCCCACGACAACAATGAGGAG GGCCACACAGCTCTCTCGGACAAGGCTGCTGCCCTGAAGAAGCGGCAATGCGTCTTCGCGGAGCTCATGTCCACGGAGGAGACCTATGTGCAGGACCTCAGTGACGTCGTCAATGG CTACATGACAGAGATTAACAACGCTAACAGTGATATTCCCATGCCCGAGGACTTGAAGGGCGGCAAGATGAAGTTGGTCTTCAACAACATCAAGGACATCTACGAGTGGCACAAGGA CTACTTTTTGAGGGCCCTGCGCAACTGTCAAAACTCTCCCGCAGACCTGGGTCCGCTCATCAAGCGGTCGGCCACCAAGTTCGCGCTGTACTACACCTATTGCAGTAACAAGCCGCTGTCCGAGTACATAGTCAGCGCCCACTATCAGTATTTCGATTGCATACGCAAGAAGCTGAGGCATCGCCTGGAT CTGAGCAACCTGATAATCAAGCCGGTGCAGCGAATCACCAAGTACGAGCTGCTGATCAAGGAGATCATCAAGGCCACAGAGGCAGCCGGGCTGCACAAGGAGGTGCCCTTGCTGCAGGAGGCCTACCAGCAGATGAAGGTGGTGGTCAAGACGGTCAACGACATGATGGTGGTGCTGCGCAGCCTGCAGGACTTCGACGGGGAGATCACCGCCCAGGGCAGCCTGCTGATGCAGGGACCCATGAACTGCCTGGTGGATGCGGCACAGAGGCAGCGCGAGCTGCAGGTGTTCCTCTTCCAGCAGATCATCATCTTCGCCGATATCGAGAAGGCCAGGAACCAGTACGCCAGTCCCATATTCAAGTACCGATCGCACATACAG CTCAATCACATGCAAATGAAGGAACTGGGCGACTGCCGTTTTCAAATCCGGTCGACCGACCCCAAGATCCCCGAGATGACGATCATCTGCGAGGCGGGGTCGAACTACGCGGCGTGGGTCGACATGCTGAACAAGAtcctgcagcagcagaacGACCTCATCTTCATGCTCTCCAACCCCCTGTCAACCAAAAACAAGTAG